The Caenorhabditis elegans chromosome II genome has a segment encoding these proteins:
- the F10C1.9 gene encoding LZ_Tnp_IS66 domain-containing protein (Confirmed by transcript evidence), with amino-acid sequence MLKLQAENDHLKLENTRLKSDMAVMEHEMKRLTSRIGLIQKSRETTEMQASEVLSENKELKLKLESLNRRFQDSPILDENPVHVHFEDTISVNSNMTGTSSYKPDQEPQWSTETGPDFDSKWSKHISIIKSHPDFIVLKNNSRYHTQCLDDFLFSRIVDGVATVNGVPLPTGVVMQPKSEFTVYAQTSHAREIYDKSCILHRFQTFGTGKIIEDRLLDAEGNEAANYLFCVFKAL; translated from the exons ATGCTGAAGCttcaagctgaaaatgatCATCTGAAACTAGAAAATACTCGGTTGAAAAGCGATATGGCTGTGATGGAACATGAAATGAAGAGGCTCACTTCCAGAATTGGACTAATTCAAAAAAGCCGAGAAACTACCGAAATGCAAGCATCAGAAGTATTGTCAGAAAACAAGGaattgaaactgaaacttgaaagtttaaaCCGGAGATTTCAGGATTCTCCGATTTTAGACGAAAATCCTGTACACGTTCATTTTGAAGATACTATTTCTGTTAATTCGAACATGACGGGCACATCATCCTATAAACCAGATCAAGAACCACAATGGAGTACTGAAACTGGACCagattttgattcaaaatggAGTAAACATATCTCAATTATCAAATCTCATCCCGATTTTATTGTTCTCAAGAATAATAGTAGATATCAT aCTCAATGCTTGGACGATTTCCTTTTCTCACGAATCGTTGATGGTGTGGCCACAGTGAATGGAGTCCCGCTTCCAACCGGAGTTGTCATGCAGCCAAAATCCGAATTCACG GTGTATGCTCAAACTTCACATGCTCGAGAGATATACGATAAAAGTTGCATTCTCCATCGATTCCAAACATTTGGAACTGGAAAAATCATTGAAGATAGACTATTGGATGCTGAAGGCAATGAGGCAGCTAATTATTTGTTCTGTGTTTTCAAAgctctttaa
- the hlh-14 gene encoding Helix-loop-helix protein 14 (Confirmed by transcript evidence): MAKKNQVARNERERKRVHQVNHGFDVLRNRLQPKNHTKKWSKADTLREAVKYIQQLQVLLNQDPQQPSVSSSTPDYTMNNSNNFNNYAVKEEFSMYLPQNYCPQNQMSVPHGDVSHNFNSPTSSVSSSSYSPTQMCYPPVSYSNYPHH, translated from the exons ATGGCCAAGAAGAATCAAGTTGCCAGAAATGAGAGAGAACGCAAGCGAGTTCATCAG gtAAACCATGGTTTCGACGTGCTCCGCAACCGTCTTCAACCAAAGAATCATACCAAGAAATGGAGCAAAGCAGACACCCTTCGTGAAGCTGTCAAGTATATTCAACAACTTCAGGTTCTTCTCAATCAAGATCCACAGCAACCATCAG tttcttcttCAACTCCCGACTACACGATGAACAACAGCAACAACTTCAACAATTATGCCGTAAAAGAAGAATTCTCGATGTATTTGCCTCAAAACTATTGCCCACAAAATCAAATGTCAGTACCTCATGGAGATGTTTCCCATAACTTCAATTCTCCAACATCATCAGTTTCCTCATCTTCTTACTCACCAACTCAAATGTGTTATCCTCCAGTTTCATATTCCAATTATCCACACcattaa
- the F10C1.9 gene encoding Lamin (Confirmed by transcript evidence) produces the protein MENKEEMLKLQAENDHLKLENTRLKSDMAVMEHEMKRLTSRIGLIQKSRETTEMQASEVLSENKELKLKLESLNRRFQDSPILDENPVHVHFEDTISVNSNMTGTSSYKPDQEPQWSTETGPDFDSKWSKHISIIKSHPDFIVLKNNSRYHTQCLDDFLFSRIVDGVATVNGVPLPTGVVMQPKSEFTVYAQTSHAREIYDKSCILHRFQTFGTGKIIEDRLLDAEGNEAANYLFCVFKAL, from the exons ATGGAAAACAAAG AAGAAATGCTGAAGCttcaagctgaaaatgatCATCTGAAACTAGAAAATACTCGGTTGAAAAGCGATATGGCTGTGATGGAACATGAAATGAAGAGGCTCACTTCCAGAATTGGACTAATTCAAAAAAGCCGAGAAACTACCGAAATGCAAGCATCAGAAGTATTGTCAGAAAACAAGGaattgaaactgaaacttgaaagtttaaaCCGGAGATTTCAGGATTCTCCGATTTTAGACGAAAATCCTGTACACGTTCATTTTGAAGATACTATTTCTGTTAATTCGAACATGACGGGCACATCATCCTATAAACCAGATCAAGAACCACAATGGAGTACTGAAACTGGACCagattttgattcaaaatggAGTAAACATATCTCAATTATCAAATCTCATCCCGATTTTATTGTTCTCAAGAATAATAGTAGATATCAT aCTCAATGCTTGGACGATTTCCTTTTCTCACGAATCGTTGATGGTGTGGCCACAGTGAATGGAGTCCCGCTTCCAACCGGAGTTGTCATGCAGCCAAAATCCGAATTCACG GTGTATGCTCAAACTTCACATGCTCGAGAGATATACGATAAAAGTTGCATTCTCCATCGATTCCAAACATTTGGAACTGGAAAAATCATTGAAGATAGACTATTGGATGCTGAAGGCAATGAGGCAGCTAATTATTTGTTCTGTGTTTTCAAAgctctttaa